GCACCGAATTCGCCAACAATGACCGGATAGCCCTTATCCACATAATTCGTCTTCATCTTGGCAAACTGTTCCTGCGGATGCACAATGCTCCCGAGCTTGGAATCGACCGCACCACCCCAAGCGTTGTAACCGGCGTTATGCTTAGGTTCGCTAGCCTTGGTGTAGTCGCCATAGTAGTACTGCGGCTGAATAGGTTCGCTCGCGCCCCAGTCCTGTTGGCTCGTCATAAGCGTGTACTGGTACGGATCGTAGTAGTGAACTTCGAACATCAAGCGGCCTTCGACCTTGTCTTTCGGGAAGGTGCTTACCGGAGCGCTTTTGACCGACTTGTCGATGTCGGTATTGAGCCCCTGGATAATCAAGGTGCGAGTAGCATTGTTGCCACCCGTAGCGCGAACCGCATCAACGAACGTCTGGTAGTAGTGCATAAGCGTAGACACATGCTGCGAGGTCCACGTGTTCACATTCGGGCCAGGTTCGTTTGCGCCGGCAAAAAGCAAACGTTCGTTGTAGTTCTTAAACTTGTTCGCAATTTGCGTCCAGTAAGTCTTCATCTTGTTGTCGATGGTGTTATCGACGCTCGTGCCGATGTTGCTCTGGAACCAGCCACCTTCACCTTCGTGGTGGATGTTCAAAATCGTGTAGAGGCCTGCGCGCATCGCGTAATCGACAACCGTCTTCACGGAATCGAGCCAGGTTTCGGTGACCTTACCACCGCTCGTGTGGCTATCCCAAGCGCAAGGAATACGCACCGTATTGAAGCCAGCCGCCTTCACAGAATCCAACAGAGCCTGAGTCGGGAAAGGGTTGCCCCACAAAGTCGGGTTGTTCGGCACTTCCATCGAGTTACCGATATTGAAGCCCATGCCCATCTTGGCTTGAACTTCTTTTGCCGTTGGAAGAGTGGCTGCAGAAACAGAGCCTGCTAAAAAAGCTACACCACAGGTGATTCCGAAAATTTTTGACCAAACCATAACATCTCCTTAAATAACCTTTATTTTGAATATAATCAAAAGATTTTCAAAAAAGGCGATGTCACAAAAAAGGAAGAATTGACAAAAAGGAACGGGTTAGAATACTACGCAAAAAAGGATGGCCGGAGCCATCCTTTTTAAAAATTCCGTGCTTGGAAAAAGAAGCGAGCAGGACCAGAAGTCGAAAAACAAAAAAGATGGTCGGAAGACCATCTTTTTTTCAAATCCAAGATTTGAAGAAGAAACATTTTTCTTCAGGGCTTGGAAAAGGAACCTAGCGAGAGCAGGAGCCGAGCCCCCGTAGCGTACTAAAGCGTACGTGAGGGGGCGAGCGACAAACTATCGCGACGGTTACTTTTTCAAGAACTCGTTGATGCCTGCTGCTGCGCGGCGTCCCTCACCCATAGCGAGGATCACGGTTGCAGCGCCGAGCACGATGTCACCACCGGCGTAGACCTTTTCCATAAAGGTCTTGTTGGCAGTTGCATCTTCGAGAAGGATGTGACCCTTCTTATCGACGGAGAGTTCCGGAGTGGTGTTGCTGATAAGCGGGTTAGAACCGTTACCAATAGCAACGAGCACGGTGTCGCATTCGATTTCGAAGCTTGCGCCTTCGACCTTGACCGGACGCGGACGGCCCTTTTCGTCGGGTTCGCCGAGTTCGTACTTGTCGACGAGCATACCGCGGACGTGACCAGCTTCGTCGCCGAGGATCTTGGCCGGGTTCTGGAGAACGCAGAATTCGACACCTTCTTCCTGAGCGTGGAGAACTTCTTCCTTACGGGCCGGAAGTTCGTTCATGCTACGACGGTAAATGATACGGACCTTTTCTGCACCGAGGCGGAGAGCCATACGGGCAGCGTCCATAGCGACGTTACCACCACCGAGGACGACAACGTTCTTGCCCGGCCACATCGGCGTATCGGCATTTTCCTTGTCGTAAGCGCGCATGAGGTTTGCACGGGTGAGGTATTCATTAGCAGCGAACACACCGACGAGGTTTTCACCTTCGATGTTCATGAACAACGGAAGACCAGCACCGGTACCGACGAACACAGCGTCAAAGCCATCCTTTTCGATGAGGTCCTTGAGCTTGCGGGTACGGCCAATCACAAAGTTCGTTTCGAACTTCACGCCCATAGCGGCGAGAGATTCGATTTCCTTGTCCACAATCTTCTTCGGAAGACGGAATTCAGGAATACCATAGCGGACCACGCCACCGAGCTTGTGGAAA
This is a stretch of genomic DNA from Fibrobacter succinogenes. It encodes these proteins:
- a CDS encoding glycoside hydrolase family 5 protein; the protein is MVWSKIFGITCGVAFLAGSVSAATLPTAKEVQAKMGMGFNIGNSMEVPNNPTLWGNPFPTQALLDSVKAAGFNTVRIPCAWDSHTSGGKVTETWLDSVKTVVDYAMRAGLYTILNIHHEGEGGWFQSNIGTSVDNTIDNKMKTYWTQIANKFKNYNERLLFAGANEPGPNVNTWTSQHVSTLMHYYQTFVDAVRATGGNNATRTLIIQGLNTDIDKSVKSAPVSTFPKDKVEGRLMFEVHYYDPYQYTLMTSQQDWGASEPIQPQYYYGDYTKASEPKHNAGYNAWGGAVDSKLGSIVHPQEQFAKMKTNYVDKGYPVIVGEFGANVRTPELSGSDLNLHKQGRVQWHKDVVSAAKQYGLTPILWDMGNESNSGYDNMAYIRRQSSPVGKVLETDVINAMRGVYGLGNYVNNGVTHVEDFINGGNDAPASSSSEIAQSSSSATIALPIVLAATQVNLRRAGNMLYGSGNIMLFDMNGNLVRSVGMATSSKTEMHLNGLRQGNYIAKCQGKVLQVQIR
- the gltA gene encoding NADPH-dependent glutamate synthase → MSEHMTREQLDAAAKVELEKIKALPQPLKPKDKTAIPAQPMPQLEPSYRARVMEEVAQGYTEAQAIVEANRCLNCKKPFCVESCPVHIDIPAFIAKIAEGDFKAAIAKIKETSLLPAICGRVCPQERQCQMNCTMGKMHKDVNQAVAIGRLERFAADYERNNGGASVPAVKPATGKKVAVIGSGPAGLVVAADVRREGHDVTIFEAFHKLGGVVRYGIPEFRLPKKIVDKEIESLAAMGVKFETNFVIGRTRKLKDLIEKDGFDAVFVGTGAGLPLFMNIEGENLVGVFAANEYLTRANLMRAYDKENADTPMWPGKNVVVLGGGNVAMDAARMALRLGAEKVRIIYRRSMNELPARKEEVLHAQEEGVEFCVLQNPAKILGDEAGHVRGMLVDKYELGEPDEKGRPRPVKVEGASFEIECDTVLVAIGNGSNPLISNTTPELSVDKKGHILLEDATANKTFMEKVYAGGDIVLGAATVILAMGEGRRAAAGINEFLKK